A window of the Xenopus laevis strain J_2021 chromosome 9_10L, Xenopus_laevis_v10.1, whole genome shotgun sequence genome harbors these coding sequences:
- the smurf1.L gene encoding E3 ubiquitin-protein ligase SMURF1 (The RefSeq protein has 1 substitution compared to this genomic sequence) — translation MSNVVTRRGGSSIRVRLTVLCAKNLAKRDFFRLPDPFAKIVVDGSGQCHSTDTVKNTLDPKWNQHYDLYVGKMDSITISIWNHKKIHKKQGAGFLGCVRLLSNAISRLKDTGYQRLDLCKLNPTDNDAVRGQIVVSLQTRDRIGTLGSVVDCRGLLDNEGALLEDTGPGRPLSCFMDEPAPYTDGPGAAGGGPGRLVESPGQEQRLQAQRVRGPEVREHVQTPQNRSHGFQSQDLPEGYEQRTTVQGQVYFLHTQTGVSTWHDPRIPRDLNSVNCDDLGSLPAGWEVRTTVSGRIYFVDHNNRTTQFTDPRLHHIINHQSQLKEPNHAIPVQSDGSLEDGDEFPAQRYERDLVQKLKVLRHELSLLQPQAGHCRVEVSREEIFEESYRQIMKMRPKDLKKRLMVKFRGEEGLDYGGVAREWLYLLCHEMLNPYYGLFQYSTDNIYTLQINPDSSINPDHLSYFHFVGRIMGLAVFHGHYINGGFTVPFYKQLLGKPIQLSDLESVDPELHKSLVWILENDITSVLDHTFCVEHNAFGRLLQHELKPNGKNLQVTEENKKEYVRLYVNWRFMRGIEAQFLALQKGFNELIPQHLLKPFEQKELELIIGGLDKIDISDWKANTRLKHCLANSNIVQWFWQAVESFDEERRARLLQFVTGSTRVPLQGFKALQGSTGAAGPRLFTIHLIDANTDNLPKAHTCFNRIDIPPYESYEKLYEKLLTAVEETSGFAVE, via the exons GTATGTTGGTAAAATGGATTCAATCACAATCAGTATCTGGAATCATAAGAAAATTCACAAGAAACAGGGAGCTGGCTTCCTAGGCTGtgtgagactattatccaatgcCATTAGCAGATTGAAAGACACAGGCT ACCAGCGCTTGGATCTATGCAAATTAAACCCCACAGACAATGATGCTGTGCGGGGCCAAATTGTAG TCAGTTTACAGACACGAGATAGGATCGGTACACTAGGTTCTGTTGTTGATTGCAGAGGACTGCTAGACaatgaagg GGCACTTTTAGAAGATACTGGCCCTGGCAGGCCCCTTAGTTGTTTCATGGATGAGCCAGCACCTTATACTGATGGACCAGGTGCAGCTGGAGGAGGACCCGGCAGGCTAGTAGAATCTCCAGGTCAAGAACAGAGACTCCAGGCACAGAGAGTTCGTGGACCAGAAGTCAGAGAGCATGTCCAGACACCTCAAAATCGATCCCATGGGTTCCAGTCACAGGACTTGCCTGAAGGTTATG AACAAAGAACTACAGTTCAGGGGCAGGTGTATTTCTTGCATACACAAACGGGTGTCAGCACATGGCATGATCCCCGAATACCAag agACCTTAACAGCGTGAATTGTGATGACCTTGGCTCTCTGCCCGCTGGATGGGAGGTCAGAACCACTGTATCTGGAAGAATATACTTTGTAGATCACAATAATCGAACAACACAGTTCACAGACCCAAGACTACATCACATCATAAA TCATCAGTCCCAGCTAAAAGAGCCAAATCATGCTATACCAGTGCAGAGTGATGGATCTTTAGAAGATGGAGATGAGTTTCCTGCTCAGAGATATGAGAGAGACTTGGTACAGAAACTTAAAATCCTGAGGCATGAGTTATCATTGCTGCAGCCTCAAGCAGGGCACTGCCGTGTTGAAGTGTCAAGAGAAGAAATATTTGAG GAGTCCTATAGACAAATAATGAAGATGAGACCCAAAGATCTGAAGAAAAGGTTGATGGTGAAatttcgtggagaagaaggacttGATTATGGTGGAGTTGCCAG GGAGTGGCTGTATTTACTATGTCATGAAATGCTGAATCCATATTATGGACTCTTCCAGTATTCTACAGATAATATTTATACTCTGCAAATTAATCCTGATTCATCTATTAATCCA GATCATTTGTCCTATTTCCATTTTGTTGGTCGAATTATGGGATTGGCTGTATTTCATGGACATTACATTAATGGGGGGTTTACAGTTCCTTTCTACAAGCAACTTTTGGGGAAGCCCATTCAGTTGTCTGACCTGGAATCTGTGGATCCAGAGTTGCATAAAAGCCTAGTTTGGATTTT ggAGAATGACATTACTTCAGTATTAGACCACACATTCTGTGTTGAGCACAATGCATTTGGCCGACTTCTCCAGCATGAATTAAAACCAAATGGCAAGAACCTGCAAGTAACAGAAGAGAACAAGAAAGAGTATGTGAG GTTGTATGTTAATTGGAGGTTCATGAGAGGTATAGAGGCTCAGTTCTTAGCTCTGCAGAAAGGTTTTAATGAGCTGATACCACAACATCTGTTGAAGCCATTTGAGCAAAAAGAACTAGAG ctTATTATCGGAGGCTTGGATAAAATTGACATCAGTGACTGGAAGGCAAACACAAGATTAAAACACTGCTTAGCTAATAGCAATATTGTTCAGTGGTTCTGGCAAGCAGTGGAGTCGTTTGATGAGGAGAGAAGGGCCAGACTACTTCAGTTCGTCACAGGCTCTACACGTGTTCCTCTTCAAGGCTTTAAAGCTCTTCAAG GTTCTACAGGTGCTGCTGGACCCAGACTTTTTACTATTCATTTGATTGATGCTAACACAGATAACCTCCCAAAGGCTCACACATG ctttaaccgAATTGACATTCCTCCTTATGAATCGTATGAAAAGCTCTATGAGAAATTATTAACAGCTGTAGAAGAGACTAGTGGTTTTGCTGTGGAATAA
- the smurf1.L gene encoding E3 ubiquitin-protein ligase SMURF1 isoform X1 — protein MSNVVTRRGGSSIRVRLTVLCAKNLAKRDFFRLPDPFAKIVVDGSGQCHSTDTVKNTLDPKWNQHYDLYVGKMDSITISIWNHKKIHKKQGAGFLGCVRLLSNAISRLKDTGYQRLDLCKLNPTDNDAVRGQIVVSLQTRDRIGTLGSVVDCRGLLDNEGALLEDTGPGRPLSCFMDEPAPYTDGPGAAGGGPGRLVESPGQEQRLQAQRVRGPEVREHVQTPQNRSHGFQSQDLPEGYEQRTTVQGQVYFLHTQTGVSTWHDPRIPRDLNSVNCDDLGSLPAGWEVRTTVSGRIYFVDHNNRTTQFTDPRLHHIINHQSQLKEPNHAIPVQSDGSLEDGDEFPAQRYERDLVQKLKILRHELSLLQPQAGHCRVEVSREEIFEESYRQIMKMRPKDLKKRLMVKFRGEEGLDYGGVAREWLYLLCHEMLNPYYGLFQYSTDNIYTLQINPDSSINPDHLSYFHFVGRIMGLAVFHGHYINGGFTVPFYKQLLGKPIQLSDLESVDPELHKSLVWILENDITSVLDHTFCVEHNAFGRLLQHELKPNGKNLQVTEENKKEYVRLYVNWRFMRGIEAQFLALQKGFNELIPQHLLKPFEQKELELIIGGLDKIDISDWKANTRLKHCLANSNIVQWFWQAVESFDEERRARLLQFVTGSTRVPLQGFKALQGAAGPRLFTIHLIDANTDNLPKAHTCFNRIDIPPYESYEKLYEKLLTAVEETSGFAVE, from the exons GTATGTTGGTAAAATGGATTCAATCACAATCAGTATCTGGAATCATAAGAAAATTCACAAGAAACAGGGAGCTGGCTTCCTAGGCTGtgtgagactattatccaatgcCATTAGCAGATTGAAAGACACAGGCT ACCAGCGCTTGGATCTATGCAAATTAAACCCCACAGACAATGATGCTGTGCGGGGCCAAATTGTAG TCAGTTTACAGACACGAGATAGGATCGGTACACTAGGTTCTGTTGTTGATTGCAGAGGACTGCTAGACaatgaagg GGCACTTTTAGAAGATACTGGCCCTGGCAGGCCCCTTAGTTGTTTCATGGATGAGCCAGCACCTTATACTGATGGACCAGGTGCAGCTGGAGGAGGACCCGGCAGGCTAGTAGAATCTCCAGGTCAAGAACAGAGACTCCAGGCACAGAGAGTTCGTGGACCAGAAGTCAGAGAGCATGTCCAGACACCTCAAAATCGATCCCATGGGTTCCAGTCACAGGACTTGCCTGAAGGTTATG AACAAAGAACTACAGTTCAGGGGCAGGTGTATTTCTTGCATACACAAACGGGTGTCAGCACATGGCATGATCCCCGAATACCAag agACCTTAACAGCGTGAATTGTGATGACCTTGGCTCTCTGCCCGCTGGATGGGAGGTCAGAACCACTGTATCTGGAAGAATATACTTTGTAGATCACAATAATCGAACAACACAGTTCACAGACCCAAGACTACATCACATCATAAA TCATCAGTCCCAGCTAAAAGAGCCAAATCATGCTATACCAGTGCAGAGTGATGGATCTTTAGAAGATGGAGATGAGTTTCCTGCTCAGAGATATGAGAGAGACTTGGTACAGAAACTTAAAATCCTGAGGCATGAGTTATCATTGCTGCAGCCTCAAGCAGGGCACTGCCGTGTTGAAGTGTCAAGAGAAGAAATATTTGAG GAGTCCTATAGACAAATAATGAAGATGAGACCCAAAGATCTGAAGAAAAGGTTGATGGTGAAatttcgtggagaagaaggacttGATTATGGTGGAGTTGCCAG GGAGTGGCTGTATTTACTATGTCATGAAATGCTGAATCCATATTATGGACTCTTCCAGTATTCTACAGATAATATTTATACTCTGCAAATTAATCCTGATTCATCTATTAATCCA GATCATTTGTCCTATTTCCATTTTGTTGGTCGAATTATGGGATTGGCTGTATTTCATGGACATTACATTAATGGGGGGTTTACAGTTCCTTTCTACAAGCAACTTTTGGGGAAGCCCATTCAGTTGTCTGACCTGGAATCTGTGGATCCAGAGTTGCATAAAAGCCTAGTTTGGATTTT ggAGAATGACATTACTTCAGTATTAGACCACACATTCTGTGTTGAGCACAATGCATTTGGCCGACTTCTCCAGCATGAATTAAAACCAAATGGCAAGAACCTGCAAGTAACAGAAGAGAACAAGAAAGAGTATGTGAG GTTGTATGTTAATTGGAGGTTCATGAGAGGTATAGAGGCTCAGTTCTTAGCTCTGCAGAAAGGTTTTAATGAGCTGATACCACAACATCTGTTGAAGCCATTTGAGCAAAAAGAACTAGAG ctTATTATCGGAGGCTTGGATAAAATTGACATCAGTGACTGGAAGGCAAACACAAGATTAAAACACTGCTTAGCTAATAGCAATATTGTTCAGTGGTTCTGGCAAGCAGTGGAGTCGTTTGATGAGGAGAGAAGGGCCAGACTACTTCAGTTCGTCACAGGCTCTACACGTGTTCCTCTTCAAGGCTTTAAAGCTCTTCAAG GTGCTGCTGGACCCAGACTTTTTACTATTCATTTGATTGATGCTAACACAGATAACCTCCCAAAGGCTCACACATG ctttaaccgAATTGACATTCCTCCTTATGAATCGTATGAAAAGCTCTATGAGAAATTATTAACAGCTGTAGAAGAGACTAGTGGTTTTGCTGTGGAATAA